The Clostridiales bacterium DNA segment GAACTGGCTCAGGATGCCCAGTTGATCAGAGAAAAAACAGGAAAATCCGGATTCTTTTTTCCGACTACAAACAATCAGGGAGGCTGGCTATTTTTAAATATCGCATGGTCCTATGGAGCTGATTTCGAGCAGGAAGTCGACGGCAAATGGAAGGCGGTATTCAACAGCCCTGAGGCAGTGGAAGCTTTGCAGTATTTAAAAGATCTTAAGTGGAAATATAATGGATTGCAGAGCAATATACTGACAGATGTCAATGAAATGTTTAAGCTGTTTGGTACAGATCAGGTAGGAATGTCTTTTGGTTCAAAAGATTGGGTTAACGGTACTATTGACAAGTATAAGATAAGCAAGGATAATTTTGCCGTGTGTTCACTGCCTGCAGGGCCTAAGGGAAGGTTCTCACAGATGGGCGGAGGTTTGAATATGATCTCTAAAAACAGCACTCCCGAGCAGATAGATGCGGCGTTTAAATGGCTGGAGTTTACGGGATTTTCACCCAAATTATCGGAAGATGGTTTAAATAATATGGAAACATCATATAAAAATGATAAAGAAAAGGGACATGCTGTTGGACCATATGTTCTGCCCGTATGGGTGAATAAAGAAAGATCTGATGCGGAACAGAAAGTAAGGGATAAGTATACGAACGTCGATATGAAGCTTTGGGAAGATTATATGAAAAACGAGGGTGTGACGATAAAGCCGGAGCCTTCATATAACTGCCAGGAGTTATATAAGAGGCTCGACAGC contains these protein-coding regions:
- a CDS encoding sugar ABC transporter substrate-binding protein, translating into MKKVISISLLCIMLMSVFLTGCVPKSTNEGSTSGSKKITLAVGNWPSDPKDQNLPKMNKFKEEFEKKYKDITIKADTYGYDTNTFVPKAESGQLPNLFVTWFTEPQKIIDAGYAADITEYMNKYGFDKALNPDMLKICSKDNKIYGIPTGGYYVGIWINMNIFKKAGLVDSNGLPKYPKTYDELAQDAQLIREKTGKSGFFFPTTNNQGGWLFLNIAWSYGADFEQEVDGKWKAVFNSPEAVEALQYLKDLKWKYNGLQSNILTDVNEMFKLFGTDQVGMSFGSKDWVNGTIDKYKISKDNFAVCSLPAGPKGRFSQMGGGLNMISKNSTPEQIDAAFKWLEFTGFSPKLSEDGLNNMETSYKNDKEKGHAVGPYVLPVWVNKERSDAEQKVRDKYTNVDMKLWEDYMKNEGVTIKPEPSYNCQELYKRLDSVVQAVLTNKNSDPKDLLNKAAADFQRDYLDKINK